A region from the Ciconia boyciana chromosome 1, ASM3463844v1, whole genome shotgun sequence genome encodes:
- the ZNF384 gene encoding zinc finger protein 384 isoform X1, which translates to MSGSYRAIGRVTCRVLVKMEESHFNSSPYFWPAVPTVSGQIENTMFINKMKEQLLPTEKGCSLAPPHYPALLTVPTSVALPTGISMDSDTKPEQLTPHSQAPVTQNITVVPVQSAGLMTAGPGLVITSPSGSLVTTASSAQTFPISAPMIVSALPPGSQAALQVVPDLSKKGTTALSEGGGGGGVAPKPPRGRKKKRLQESGLPEMSDPFVLSNEDDEDQHKDGKTYRCRMCSLTFYSKSEMQIHSKSHTETKPHKCPHCSKSFANSSYLAQHIRIHSGAKPYTCSYCQKAFRQLSHLQQHTRIHSKLHTAIVKPHKCPHCSKSFANTSYLAQHLRIHSGAKPYTCRYCQKAFRQLSHLQQHTRIHTGDRPYKCAHPGCEKAFTQLSNLQSHRRQHNKDKPFKCHNCHRAYTDAASLEVHLATHTVKHAKVYTCSICSRAYTSETYLMKHMRKHNIPDPQQQVVQAQAQASQQQQHFQPQGGGAAGGPSGDTNQPNPPPQCSFDLTPYKTSEHHKDICLTVSTSAIQVEHLSSS; encoded by the exons GATGGAAGAATCTCATTTCAACTCCTCCCCGTACTTCTGGCCAGCAGTGCCCACTGTCTCGGGACAG ATTGAGAACACCATGTTTATTAACAAGATGAAGGAGCAGCTATTGCCCACAGAGaagggctgcagcctggctccccCCCACTACCCTGCCTTGCTGACGGTACCGACCTCTGTGGCCCTGCCCACTGGTATCTCCATGGACTCCGACACCAAGCCAGAGCAGTTGACACCGCACAGCCAAGCCCCTGTGACTCAGAACATCACTGTGGTGCCAGTGCAGTCTGCTGGGCTCATGACAGCAG gTCCTGGTCTGGTGATAACTTCCCCATCAGGTTCCCTGGTGACCACAGCCTCCTCTGCCCAAACCTTTCCCATCTCAGCTCCCATGATTGTCTCTGCGCTACCCCCTGGCTCCCAGGCAGCCCTTCAGGTGGTACCTGACTTGTCCAAGAAAGGGACAACTGCCCTCTCTGAaggtggtgggggtgggggagttGCCCCCAAACCACCCCGGGGCCGGAAGAAGAAACGATTGCAAGAGTCGGGGCTGCCAGAGATGAGCGACCCCTTTGTGCTGTCAAACGAGGATGATGAGGACCAGCACAAGGATGGCAAGACATACAG GTGCCGGATGTGTTCGCTGACCTTCTACTCCAAGTCGGAGATGCAGATCCACTCCAAGTCCCACACGGAGACAAAGCCACACAAGTGTCCTCACTGCTCCAAGAGCTTCGCCAACAGCTCCTACCTGGCCCAGCACATTCGCATCCACTCAGGGGCCAAGCCCTACACGTGCAGCTACTGCCAGAAGGCCTTCCGCCAGCTCTctcacctgcagcagcacacacG GATCCACTCCAAGCTCCACACGGCGATTGTCAAGCCGCACAAGTGTCCTCACTGCTCCAAGAGCTTCGCCAACACATCCTACCTGGCCCAGCACCTCCGCATCCACTCGGGGGCCAAGCCCTACACCTGCCGCTACTGCCAGAAGGCCTTCCGCCAGCTCtcccacctgcagcagcacacacG TATCCACACCGGGGACCGACCCTACAAATGCGCTCACCCTGGGTGTGAAAAGGCTTTCACCCAGCTTTCCAACCTGCAG TCCCACAGACGGCAGCACAACAAAGACAAACCCTTCAAGTGCCACAACTGCCACCGTGCTTACACGGATGCTGCCTCGTTGGAGGTACACCTCGCTACACACACGGTGAAACACGCCAAGGTCTACACCTGCTCCATCTGCAGCCGGGCCTACACCTCG GAGACGTACCTGATGAAGCACATGCGGAAACACAACATCCCTGACCCACAGCAGCAGGTGGTTCAGGCACAAGCCCAGgcctctcagcagcagcagcacttccagccgcagggtgggggggcagcagggggcCCTTCTGGAGACACTAACCAACccaaccctcccccccagtgctCCTTTGACCTGACTCCTTACAAGACTTCAGAGCATCACAAGGACATCTGCCTCACTGTCAGCACCAGCGCCATCCAAGTGGAGCACCTCTCCAGCTCCTAG
- the ZNF384 gene encoding zinc finger protein 384 isoform X3, with the protein MSGSYRAIGRVTCRVLVKMEESHFNSSPYFWPAVPTVSGQIENTMFINKMKEQLLPTEKGCSLAPPHYPALLTVPTSVALPTGISMDSDTKPEQLTPHSQAPVTQNITVVPVQSAGLMTAGPGLVITSPSGSLVTTASSAQTFPISAPMIVSALPPGSQAALQVVPDLSKKGTTALSEGGGGGGVAPKPPRGRKKKRLQESGLPEMSDPFVLSNEDDEDQHKDGKTYRCRMCSLTFYSKSEMQIHSKSHTETKPHKCPHCSKSFANSSYLAQHIRIHSGAKPYTCSYCQKAFRQLSHLQQHTRIHTGDRPYKCAHPGCEKAFTQLSNLQSHRRQHNKDKPFKCHNCHRAYTDAASLEVHLATHTVKHAKVYTCSICSRAYTSETYLMKHMRKHNIPDPQQQVVQAQAQASQQQQHFQPQGGGAAGGPSGDTNQPNPPPQCSFDLTPYKTSEHHKDICLTVSTSAIQVEHLSSS; encoded by the exons GATGGAAGAATCTCATTTCAACTCCTCCCCGTACTTCTGGCCAGCAGTGCCCACTGTCTCGGGACAG ATTGAGAACACCATGTTTATTAACAAGATGAAGGAGCAGCTATTGCCCACAGAGaagggctgcagcctggctccccCCCACTACCCTGCCTTGCTGACGGTACCGACCTCTGTGGCCCTGCCCACTGGTATCTCCATGGACTCCGACACCAAGCCAGAGCAGTTGACACCGCACAGCCAAGCCCCTGTGACTCAGAACATCACTGTGGTGCCAGTGCAGTCTGCTGGGCTCATGACAGCAG gTCCTGGTCTGGTGATAACTTCCCCATCAGGTTCCCTGGTGACCACAGCCTCCTCTGCCCAAACCTTTCCCATCTCAGCTCCCATGATTGTCTCTGCGCTACCCCCTGGCTCCCAGGCAGCCCTTCAGGTGGTACCTGACTTGTCCAAGAAAGGGACAACTGCCCTCTCTGAaggtggtgggggtgggggagttGCCCCCAAACCACCCCGGGGCCGGAAGAAGAAACGATTGCAAGAGTCGGGGCTGCCAGAGATGAGCGACCCCTTTGTGCTGTCAAACGAGGATGATGAGGACCAGCACAAGGATGGCAAGACATACAG GTGCCGGATGTGTTCGCTGACCTTCTACTCCAAGTCGGAGATGCAGATCCACTCCAAGTCCCACACGGAGACAAAGCCACACAAGTGTCCTCACTGCTCCAAGAGCTTCGCCAACAGCTCCTACCTGGCCCAGCACATTCGCATCCACTCAGGGGCCAAGCCCTACACGTGCAGCTACTGCCAGAAGGCCTTCCGCCAGCTCTctcacctgcagcagcacacacG TATCCACACCGGGGACCGACCCTACAAATGCGCTCACCCTGGGTGTGAAAAGGCTTTCACCCAGCTTTCCAACCTGCAG TCCCACAGACGGCAGCACAACAAAGACAAACCCTTCAAGTGCCACAACTGCCACCGTGCTTACACGGATGCTGCCTCGTTGGAGGTACACCTCGCTACACACACGGTGAAACACGCCAAGGTCTACACCTGCTCCATCTGCAGCCGGGCCTACACCTCG GAGACGTACCTGATGAAGCACATGCGGAAACACAACATCCCTGACCCACAGCAGCAGGTGGTTCAGGCACAAGCCCAGgcctctcagcagcagcagcacttccagccgcagggtgggggggcagcagggggcCCTTCTGGAGACACTAACCAACccaaccctcccccccagtgctCCTTTGACCTGACTCCTTACAAGACTTCAGAGCATCACAAGGACATCTGCCTCACTGTCAGCACCAGCGCCATCCAAGTGGAGCACCTCTCCAGCTCCTAG
- the ZNF384 gene encoding zinc finger protein 384 isoform X2, with translation MEESHFNSSPYFWPAVPTVSGQIENTMFINKMKEQLLPTEKGCSLAPPHYPALLTVPTSVALPTGISMDSDTKPEQLTPHSQAPVTQNITVVPVQSAGLMTAGPGLVITSPSGSLVTTASSAQTFPISAPMIVSALPPGSQAALQVVPDLSKKGTTALSEGGGGGGVAPKPPRGRKKKRLQESGLPEMSDPFVLSNEDDEDQHKDGKTYRCRMCSLTFYSKSEMQIHSKSHTETKPHKCPHCSKSFANSSYLAQHIRIHSGAKPYTCSYCQKAFRQLSHLQQHTRIHSKLHTAIVKPHKCPHCSKSFANTSYLAQHLRIHSGAKPYTCRYCQKAFRQLSHLQQHTRIHTGDRPYKCAHPGCEKAFTQLSNLQSHRRQHNKDKPFKCHNCHRAYTDAASLEVHLATHTVKHAKVYTCSICSRAYTSETYLMKHMRKHNIPDPQQQVVQAQAQASQQQQHFQPQGGGAAGGPSGDTNQPNPPPQCSFDLTPYKTSEHHKDICLTVSTSAIQVEHLSSS, from the exons ATGGAAGAATCTCATTTCAACTCCTCCCCGTACTTCTGGCCAGCAGTGCCCACTGTCTCGGGACAG ATTGAGAACACCATGTTTATTAACAAGATGAAGGAGCAGCTATTGCCCACAGAGaagggctgcagcctggctccccCCCACTACCCTGCCTTGCTGACGGTACCGACCTCTGTGGCCCTGCCCACTGGTATCTCCATGGACTCCGACACCAAGCCAGAGCAGTTGACACCGCACAGCCAAGCCCCTGTGACTCAGAACATCACTGTGGTGCCAGTGCAGTCTGCTGGGCTCATGACAGCAG gTCCTGGTCTGGTGATAACTTCCCCATCAGGTTCCCTGGTGACCACAGCCTCCTCTGCCCAAACCTTTCCCATCTCAGCTCCCATGATTGTCTCTGCGCTACCCCCTGGCTCCCAGGCAGCCCTTCAGGTGGTACCTGACTTGTCCAAGAAAGGGACAACTGCCCTCTCTGAaggtggtgggggtgggggagttGCCCCCAAACCACCCCGGGGCCGGAAGAAGAAACGATTGCAAGAGTCGGGGCTGCCAGAGATGAGCGACCCCTTTGTGCTGTCAAACGAGGATGATGAGGACCAGCACAAGGATGGCAAGACATACAG GTGCCGGATGTGTTCGCTGACCTTCTACTCCAAGTCGGAGATGCAGATCCACTCCAAGTCCCACACGGAGACAAAGCCACACAAGTGTCCTCACTGCTCCAAGAGCTTCGCCAACAGCTCCTACCTGGCCCAGCACATTCGCATCCACTCAGGGGCCAAGCCCTACACGTGCAGCTACTGCCAGAAGGCCTTCCGCCAGCTCTctcacctgcagcagcacacacG GATCCACTCCAAGCTCCACACGGCGATTGTCAAGCCGCACAAGTGTCCTCACTGCTCCAAGAGCTTCGCCAACACATCCTACCTGGCCCAGCACCTCCGCATCCACTCGGGGGCCAAGCCCTACACCTGCCGCTACTGCCAGAAGGCCTTCCGCCAGCTCtcccacctgcagcagcacacacG TATCCACACCGGGGACCGACCCTACAAATGCGCTCACCCTGGGTGTGAAAAGGCTTTCACCCAGCTTTCCAACCTGCAG TCCCACAGACGGCAGCACAACAAAGACAAACCCTTCAAGTGCCACAACTGCCACCGTGCTTACACGGATGCTGCCTCGTTGGAGGTACACCTCGCTACACACACGGTGAAACACGCCAAGGTCTACACCTGCTCCATCTGCAGCCGGGCCTACACCTCG GAGACGTACCTGATGAAGCACATGCGGAAACACAACATCCCTGACCCACAGCAGCAGGTGGTTCAGGCACAAGCCCAGgcctctcagcagcagcagcacttccagccgcagggtgggggggcagcagggggcCCTTCTGGAGACACTAACCAACccaaccctcccccccagtgctCCTTTGACCTGACTCCTTACAAGACTTCAGAGCATCACAAGGACATCTGCCTCACTGTCAGCACCAGCGCCATCCAAGTGGAGCACCTCTCCAGCTCCTAG